The following coding sequences are from one Anabaena sphaerica FACHB-251 window:
- a CDS encoding MBL fold metallo-hydrolase, with translation MFPLSQQPSHTTKPPQTILSGEIPVGEILSTSTETGLASTDLGINKVIAFPPNRDTLGGTSYLIVRNEGNILIDCPALEQINQDFWECLQRTHLKQEGVRWFFITHRGAIGKAAEIQQALDCEIIIQEQEAYLLPGLTVTTFGQELTLDDTTQVIWTPGHSPGSSCLYYREFGGVLFSGRHLLPNLQGEAVPLRTPKTFHWPRQLKSVQALRDRFTPETLQYICPGANTGFLRGKRIIDQAYERLGTGDWGLGTGD, from the coding sequence ATGTTTCCCCTATCTCAACAACCAAGTCATACAACTAAACCGCCACAAACTATACTTTCTGGAGAAATACCAGTAGGAGAAATCCTTTCCACCTCGACGGAAACAGGATTAGCATCTACCGACTTGGGCATCAACAAAGTTATTGCCTTTCCACCAAATCGAGACACATTAGGAGGGACTTCTTATCTTATTGTAAGAAATGAAGGTAATATTCTCATCGATTGCCCAGCCCTAGAGCAAATAAATCAGGATTTTTGGGAATGCCTGCAACGGACTCACCTTAAGCAAGAAGGTGTGCGTTGGTTTTTTATTACTCATCGCGGTGCTATTGGCAAAGCCGCAGAAATTCAACAAGCCCTTGATTGTGAGATTATCATTCAAGAGCAAGAAGCTTATTTGTTACCTGGTTTAACTGTCACTACCTTCGGTCAGGAATTGACTCTTGATGATACCACACAAGTTATCTGGACACCTGGCCATTCTCCTGGTTCCTCATGTCTATACTATCGTGAATTTGGGGGAGTATTATTTTCGGGACGGCATTTACTCCCCAACCTGCAAGGTGAAGCAGTGCCATTACGCACACCAAAAACCTTTCACTGGCCTAGACAACTGAAAAGTGTTCAGGCATTGCGCGATCGCTTTACACCAGAAACTCTACAATACATTTGCCCCGGCGCTAATACAGGTTTCCTCCGAGGTAAACGCATCATCGACCAAGCTTATGAGCGATTGGGGACTGGGGACTGGGGACTGGGGACTGGGGACTGA
- a CDS encoding pirin family protein, translated as MSQNTINYIIHDRNLRGHSQIDWLDSYHTFSFSHFYDPNRMGFRSLRVINDDRIAPGAGFPTHGHRDMEILTYVLSGAVEHKDSLGTGSVILPGEAQIMSAGTGIMHSEFNPSQTEELHLLQIWMLPDKQGLKPRYDQKTFPMEEKKGKLRLIAAKDGRDGAVTIHQDIDLYASILEHGDVVNYHVPHHRYAWLQIAKGEATLNGKELMAGDGVQITGEEKLKISTNLSAEILLFDLA; from the coding sequence ATGTCTCAAAATACCATTAACTACATAATTCATGACCGTAATTTACGGGGTCATAGTCAGATTGACTGGCTTGATAGTTACCATACATTTTCATTCAGTCATTTTTATGATCCCAACCGCATGGGATTTCGTTCCCTGAGAGTGATTAATGATGATCGCATTGCACCAGGTGCTGGCTTCCCAACCCACGGACATCGAGATATGGAAATACTCACCTATGTTTTATCAGGTGCAGTTGAACATAAAGATAGTTTGGGTACAGGTTCGGTAATTCTTCCTGGCGAAGCACAAATTATGAGTGCTGGTACGGGCATCATGCACAGCGAATTTAATCCCTCGCAAACTGAAGAATTACACCTACTGCAAATATGGATGTTGCCAGACAAGCAAGGATTAAAGCCAAGGTATGACCAAAAAACTTTTCCTATGGAAGAAAAAAAGGGAAAACTACGCTTAATTGCTGCTAAGGATGGACGTGATGGCGCTGTAACTATTCATCAAGATATTGATTTATACGCCTCTATTTTAGAGCATGGTGATGTTGTCAATTATCATGTCCCGCATCATCGTTATGCCTGGTTACAAATAGCCAAAGGTGAAGCAACTTTAAATGGTAAAGAACTCATGGCCGGAGACGGAGTGCAAATTACTGGAGAAGAGAAACTAAAAATTAGTACAAACCTCAGCGCAGAAATCTTGCTTTTCGACTTGGCTTAA
- a CDS encoding HEAT repeat domain-containing protein produces MTAPSLEIISTQLESPNLRDRMVALANLRHISPEDAVPLIKKVLDDESLQLRSMAVFALGIKQTPECYPLLVRILETDPDYGIRADAAGALGYLGDNRAVEALSRAFYEDTDWLVRFSAAVSLGNIKDSRARDILIQALDSKEVVIQQAAISALGEIKSIESVDHILRFAQAEDWLVRQRLAEALGNLPTPKSVSALKYLEKDSHLHVAEAATISLKRLEEIENQV; encoded by the coding sequence ATGACTGCTCCTAGCTTAGAAATAATTTCTACTCAGTTAGAAAGTCCAAATTTGCGCGATCGCATGGTGGCCCTTGCCAACCTGCGTCATATATCCCCAGAAGATGCTGTACCTTTGATTAAAAAGGTCTTAGATGACGAATCTCTGCAACTGCGCTCCATGGCAGTATTTGCTCTAGGTATCAAGCAAACCCCAGAATGTTATCCGCTCCTGGTGCGAATTTTGGAAACTGATCCAGATTATGGTATCCGCGCTGATGCTGCCGGTGCTTTAGGATATTTGGGTGACAATAGAGCAGTTGAAGCACTATCACGGGCATTTTATGAAGATACTGATTGGTTAGTTAGATTTAGTGCGGCTGTTTCTTTAGGTAATATTAAAGACTCCCGCGCCCGTGATATTCTGATTCAAGCACTGGATAGCAAAGAAGTAGTGATCCAACAAGCTGCTATTTCGGCTTTGGGAGAAATTAAATCCATTGAGTCTGTAGATCATATCCTGCGCTTTGCTCAAGCTGAGGATTGGTTAGTGCGTCAGCGTCTAGCAGAAGCTTTGGGTAATCTCCCTACTCCCAAGAGCGTCTCAGCTTTGAAATACTTAGAAAAAGACAGTCATCTTCACGTTGCTGAAGCTGCGACCATTTCCCTCAAGAGACTCGAAGAAATAGAAAATCAAGTTTAG
- the ctpA gene encoding carboxyl-terminal processing protease CtpA, protein MGFMNKQVFRCGFSLLLAFCLVFGSLIPPATALTQQQKLVSEVWRIVNRSYLDETFNHQNWSDMRQNALKKPLPNDQAAYTAIQNMLKSLDDPFTRFLDPEQYRSLQVNTSGELTGVGLQIALNPQTGTLEVITPIEGSPAEKAGLKPRDRILKIEGLSTENLTLDEAAARMRGPIGSVVSLLIGREGEGEKEITLVRDRIELNPVVADLRLSPQGKPFGYLRLTQFNANAAMELAHAISSLEKKGAAAYILDLRNNPGGLLQAGIEVARQWLDSGTIVYTVNRQGIQGNFEASGSSITQDPLVILVNQGTASASEILAGALQDNGRAQLVGETTFGKGLIQSLFELSDGSGLAVTIAKYETPDHRDINKLGIKPDIVITQQPINREQIGTAADSQYQAAVELLSKNSVVAGS, encoded by the coding sequence ATGGGGTTCATGAACAAACAGGTTTTTCGGTGCGGATTTTCGTTACTTCTGGCTTTTTGCTTGGTTTTTGGCTCTCTCATCCCACCAGCAACTGCTCTTACACAGCAGCAAAAGTTAGTTTCTGAGGTTTGGCGAATTGTTAATCGCTCTTATCTGGATGAAACATTTAACCATCAAAACTGGTCAGATATGCGGCAAAATGCTCTGAAGAAGCCGCTGCCAAATGACCAAGCAGCATACACGGCAATTCAGAATATGCTCAAAAGCCTCGATGACCCTTTTACACGGTTTCTAGACCCAGAGCAGTACCGCAGTTTGCAAGTTAATACTTCTGGAGAATTGACGGGCGTGGGTTTACAAATTGCCCTCAATCCCCAGACAGGTACATTGGAGGTAATTACACCTATAGAGGGTTCGCCGGCTGAAAAAGCAGGTCTAAAACCTCGCGATCGCATCCTGAAAATTGAAGGATTATCTACAGAAAATCTCACTCTGGATGAGGCTGCGGCGCGAATGCGCGGTCCTATTGGCAGTGTTGTATCTCTCTTAATTGGAAGAGAGGGAGAGGGAGAAAAGGAAATTACATTGGTGCGCGATCGCATTGAACTTAATCCTGTAGTAGCTGACTTGCGTTTATCCCCCCAAGGAAAACCCTTTGGCTATCTACGCCTAACTCAATTTAACGCTAACGCCGCCATGGAATTGGCACACGCTATTTCTAGTTTAGAAAAAAAAGGCGCGGCTGCTTATATTCTCGATTTGCGAAATAATCCAGGAGGGCTTCTGCAAGCAGGAATTGAAGTTGCTCGTCAATGGTTAGATTCAGGAACAATCGTCTACACTGTCAATCGTCAAGGTATTCAGGGCAATTTTGAAGCCTCTGGTTCGTCCATAACACAAGATCCTTTAGTGATTTTGGTCAATCAAGGAACTGCTAGTGCGAGTGAAATTCTGGCTGGTGCGCTGCAAGATAATGGTCGCGCCCAGTTAGTAGGTGAAACTACCTTTGGTAAAGGACTAATTCAATCTCTATTTGAATTATCCGATGGTTCGGGTTTAGCAGTGACAATCGCTAAATATGAAACTCCCGACCACCGAGACATTAACAAACTAGGTATTAAGCCAGACATAGTGATTACCCAACAGCCAATTAATCGGGAGCAAATTGGCACAGCAGCAGATAGCCAATATCAAGCCGCTGTGGAATTGTTGAGCAAAAATTCTGTAGTAGCAGGTTCGTAA
- a CDS encoding site-2 protease family protein, which yields MAFWFLLVLGLATYLIVQRSVAHITRTPVWLLWLVLMTPAFILSGWTLVYGAKQAPPPGLIIWPLVISLLLYWILFLSGHRVPENSQTQPQGTGSQSANNPTAEPLPVRPIEPAEETNLRNCFPWSVYYIQNIEYRPQAVVCRGQLRTTANQAYQQIKANIEGQFGDRFLLIFQEGMDGKPFFVLVPNTQAAKQNTKRSLENVTQAATALTLLLLTLVTTTLIGSQIAGIELAKLKSDFTLIFNGLPYALGLITILGIHELGHYFTARFHKIRSTLPYFIPVPFFLGTFGAFIQMRSPVPNRKALFDVSIAGPLAGFIATLPLLIWGLAHSEVVPMSDKTGILNPNALNPKYSILLALLSKLALGSELTAKSALDLHPVAVAGFLGLIVTALNLMPVGQLDGGHIVHAMFGQRTAVVIGQIARLLLLILSFVRQEFLLWAILLLFIPLIDEPALNDVTELDNKRDVLGLLAIALLLLIVLPLPEVLARVLQI from the coding sequence ATGGCATTTTGGTTTTTACTCGTACTGGGACTAGCTACTTATCTGATAGTGCAGCGCAGTGTTGCTCATATCACCCGCACTCCAGTGTGGTTGTTGTGGCTTGTATTAATGACACCAGCATTTATCCTGTCTGGTTGGACGTTGGTCTATGGTGCAAAACAAGCACCCCCACCTGGGTTGATTATTTGGCCTTTGGTGATCAGTCTGCTGTTATACTGGATATTATTTCTGTCCGGGCATCGAGTCCCAGAAAATAGCCAGACTCAGCCCCAAGGGACAGGATCACAATCGGCTAATAATCCTACCGCAGAACCATTACCAGTGCGTCCTATTGAGCCAGCAGAAGAAACTAATCTGCGAAATTGTTTTCCTTGGTCGGTATACTACATTCAAAACATTGAGTATAGACCCCAAGCGGTGGTTTGTCGTGGTCAGTTGCGAACCACAGCTAATCAAGCTTACCAGCAGATTAAAGCCAATATTGAAGGGCAATTTGGCGATCGCTTCCTGTTGATATTTCAAGAAGGAATGGATGGTAAACCCTTCTTTGTCCTTGTTCCCAATACTCAAGCTGCTAAACAAAATACAAAACGCAGTCTAGAAAATGTAACACAAGCAGCAACAGCACTTACATTATTGTTACTGACTTTAGTCACTACCACCTTAATAGGTTCGCAAATTGCTGGAATTGAATTAGCGAAACTCAAATCTGACTTCACTCTCATCTTCAATGGTTTGCCCTACGCTTTAGGGTTAATCACGATCTTGGGTATCCATGAACTTGGTCACTATTTTACAGCGCGGTTCCATAAAATTCGCTCTACCCTACCTTATTTCATTCCTGTACCTTTTTTCTTGGGGACTTTTGGTGCATTTATTCAAATGCGAAGTCCAGTTCCCAACCGCAAAGCTTTATTTGATGTCAGTATAGCTGGACCACTTGCCGGTTTTATCGCTACTTTACCCTTACTTATTTGGGGTTTAGCTCATTCAGAAGTAGTACCCATGAGCGACAAAACAGGAATTTTAAACCCCAACGCTCTAAATCCTAAATATTCAATTTTATTAGCTTTACTCTCGAAATTAGCCCTGGGTAGTGAATTAACAGCAAAATCTGCTCTAGATTTGCATCCTGTGGCAGTAGCTGGGTTTTTGGGTCTAATTGTAACAGCATTGAATTTAATGCCCGTAGGACAATTAGATGGGGGTCATATTGTCCATGCTATGTTTGGACAACGCACCGCAGTTGTGATTGGTCAAATTGCTCGGTTGTTGTTACTCATACTTTCTTTTGTTCGTCAGGAATTTTTATTGTGGGCAATTCTATTATTATTTATTCCCTTAATTGATGAACCTGCACTCAACGATGTTACAGAACTAGACAACAAACGTGATGTTTTAGGTTTACTAGCAATAGCTTTGTTATTGTTAATTGTACTGCCACTTCCTGAAGTCTTGGCTCGTGTATTGCAAATTTAA
- the petB gene encoding cytochrome b6 translates to MANVYDWFEERLEIQALAEDVTSKYVPPHVNIFYCLGGITLVCFLIQFATGFAMTFYYKPTVAEAYSSVQYIMNEVNFGWLIRSIHRWSASMMVLMMILHVFRVYLTGGFKKPRELTWVSGVILAVITVSFGVTGYSLPWDQVGYWAVKIVSGVPEAIPVVGVLISDLLRGGSSVGQATLTRYYSAHTFVLPWLIAVFMLFHFLMIRKQGISGPL, encoded by the coding sequence ATGGCCAACGTTTATGACTGGTTTGAGGAACGCTTGGAAATTCAGGCGCTCGCTGAAGATGTAACCAGCAAGTACGTACCTCCCCACGTCAATATCTTTTACTGCTTGGGTGGAATTACCCTAGTTTGCTTCCTGATCCAGTTTGCCACTGGATTTGCGATGACATTCTACTACAAGCCTACAGTTGCTGAAGCTTATTCTTCCGTACAGTACATCATGAATGAAGTCAACTTCGGTTGGCTAATTCGCTCCATTCACCGTTGGTCTGCCAGCATGATGGTGTTAATGATGATTCTGCACGTCTTCCGGGTTTATCTCACCGGTGGTTTCAAAAAGCCCCGCGAATTAACCTGGGTAAGTGGTGTTATCCTCGCTGTAATCACAGTTTCCTTTGGTGTTACTGGCTACTCCCTACCCTGGGATCAAGTTGGCTACTGGGCTGTGAAAATCGTTAGTGGTGTACCAGAAGCAATTCCCGTAGTTGGTGTTCTGATTTCTGACTTGCTACGTGGTGGTTCTAGTGTTGGTCAAGCTACACTAACTCGCTACTATAGCGCCCACACCTTCGTTTTACCCTGGTTAATTGCGGTATTCATGCTATTCCACTTCTTGATGATCCGCAAACAAGGGATTTCTGGACCTTTGTAA
- a CDS encoding phycobiliprotein lyase, with translation MNIEEFFELSAGKWFSHRTSHHLAFKQSEDGKSDIVIESLAADHPEVIKLCEQYEVHPSAASCGARVTWKGTMEWDEEKHEGSTVLVTVPDADKAGEGKLLREMGYAEKAPVAGTYKIGEDGALTLITEYETMWSEERLWFASPNLRMRVSVLKRFGGFSMASFTSEIRMGSTAASTKAMEAANKVNAPAG, from the coding sequence ATGAATATTGAAGAATTTTTTGAGTTAAGTGCCGGGAAATGGTTTTCTCACCGGACAAGTCATCATTTGGCTTTTAAGCAATCGGAAGATGGTAAATCAGACATCGTGATTGAGTCGCTGGCCGCAGATCATCCAGAAGTGATCAAGCTGTGTGAACAGTATGAAGTTCATCCTAGTGCAGCTTCCTGTGGTGCGAGAGTTACCTGGAAGGGGACTATGGAATGGGACGAAGAAAAACACGAAGGTTCTACTGTTTTGGTGACAGTACCCGATGCAGATAAAGCAGGTGAAGGTAAGTTACTGCGAGAAATGGGTTATGCAGAAAAAGCACCCGTAGCAGGAACATACAAAATTGGTGAAGATGGCGCTTTAACTCTGATTACTGAGTATGAAACCATGTGGTCTGAAGAAAGGCTATGGTTTGCTAGTCCTAATCTGCGGATGCGGGTAAGTGTACTCAAGCGGTTTGGTGGCTTTAGTATGGCTTCTTTCACTTCTGAGATTCGTATGGGTAGCACTGCTGCATCTACAAAAGCTATGGAAGCAGCTAATAAAGTTAATGCACCCGCAGGTTAA
- a CDS encoding DUF29 family protein has protein sequence MTQELIDLRDCILKQRYSEALAIVDELEGMSKKAILRQIKSFLKVLLIHLIKNQIEKRLTNSWAASLRNAILEIQDVNLKENKKSYYINQDEWNNYIENEIDVAIRDASVEVLNGVYSPFQLAEMVDKEEIINQTQVLLELSYNSSVKELAAVIDNYLVQLPGGEDWKLGRR, from the coding sequence ATGACACAGGAATTAATAGACCTCAGAGATTGTATTTTAAAACAGCGTTATAGCGAGGCTTTAGCTATTGTCGATGAATTAGAAGGGATGAGTAAAAAGGCGATATTACGACAGATTAAGTCTTTTTTAAAGGTGTTACTAATCCATTTAATTAAGAATCAAATTGAGAAGCGGTTAACAAATTCTTGGGCAGCATCCCTAAGAAATGCTATTTTAGAAATTCAAGATGTGAATTTAAAAGAAAATAAGAAATCATACTACATTAATCAAGATGAATGGAATAATTATATTGAAAATGAAATTGATGTAGCTATTCGTGATGCAAGTGTGGAAGTTTTAAATGGTGTTTATAGTCCATTTCAACTTGCGGAAATGGTAGATAAGGAAGAGATAATTAATCAAACTCAGGTTTTATTAGAGTTGAGTTATAATTCCTCAGTTAAGGAATTAGCAGCAGTAATTGATAATTATTTAGTTCAGTTACCTGGTGGTGAAGATTGGAAGTTAGGAAGAAGATGA
- a CDS encoding fasciclin domain-containing protein, with amino-acid sequence MKANYGKLLTNIAGILGVTGVSILITLPSGAEVVQNHDANIKSKTQIAQSSGGGVLNPRPSIFNEPRYRNRKAPRTTQPVKPETEVPSTPGTEKPETTTPPTTQTPTSTTETKNVIEVAESAGSFKTLIRALQAAGLTEVLQGSGPFTIFAPTDEAFAKLPQDAVRDLLKPENKEILVKILTYHVVPGKVLSSDLKSGKVTSLQGDTINVQVNPSKGVLVNDAQVTKADIPASNGVIHQIDNLILPPSL; translated from the coding sequence ATGAAGGCTAATTACGGCAAATTATTGACCAACATCGCTGGGATACTAGGAGTAACCGGAGTTAGTATCCTGATTACTTTACCATCTGGAGCAGAAGTAGTCCAAAATCATGATGCCAATATTAAAAGTAAAACACAGATAGCGCAGTCTAGCGGCGGTGGAGTACTCAATCCCAGACCAAGTATTTTCAATGAGCCTCGCTATAGAAATCGTAAAGCACCTAGAACAACTCAACCCGTAAAACCGGAAACAGAAGTTCCTAGCACTCCAGGAACTGAAAAACCTGAAACTACTACACCTCCGACAACCCAAACACCTACCAGTACAACAGAAACCAAAAACGTTATCGAAGTAGCTGAATCAGCAGGTTCTTTTAAAACCCTAATCAGAGCTTTGCAAGCTGCTGGACTAACAGAAGTTTTGCAAGGATCTGGACCATTCACGATTTTTGCTCCCACAGATGAAGCTTTTGCCAAATTACCACAAGACGCAGTACGAGATTTGTTAAAGCCAGAGAACAAAGAAATCCTGGTGAAAATTTTAACGTATCATGTCGTACCAGGTAAAGTCCTTTCCAGCGATTTAAAATCTGGTAAAGTCACTAGCCTACAAGGAGACACAATTAATGTTCAAGTCAATCCTTCTAAGGGCGTACTTGTGAATGATGCTCAGGTAACTAAAGCAGATATTCCAGCAAGCAACGGTGTGATTCATCAAATTGATAATTTGATTTTGCCACCTAGTCTGTAA
- a CDS encoding ATP-binding protein has protein sequence MLTTVQQDHLTVKSDLKLQNQVQQWFEKFSLQYLAQGGWSESQLYRLNLALAEGFTNAVRHAHRALPPETNIEIELSLWVDRLEIRIWDYGKPFNPDQIPEPKPGTLQDHGYGWFLIRRVADHVVYERDSDNRNCLLIVKYRLEGQH, from the coding sequence ATGCTTACTACAGTGCAGCAAGACCATCTGACGGTGAAGAGCGATCTTAAGCTCCAAAACCAGGTACAACAATGGTTTGAAAAATTTTCTCTGCAATATTTAGCTCAAGGAGGCTGGTCAGAAAGCCAACTCTATCGCCTCAATTTAGCATTAGCAGAAGGCTTTACTAACGCAGTTCGCCATGCTCATCGGGCTTTACCGCCAGAAACAAATATAGAAATTGAATTGAGTCTGTGGGTAGACAGACTGGAAATCAGAATTTGGGATTATGGTAAACCTTTTAATCCTGATCAGATACCTGAACCAAAGCCAGGTACTCTACAAGATCATGGGTATGGATGGTTTCTCATTCGGCGTGTGGCAGATCATGTTGTTTATGAACGTGATTCTGATAATAGAAATTGTCTATTGATTGTCAAATATCGTTTAGAAGGGCAACATTAG
- a CDS encoding glutathione S-transferase family protein, producing the protein MLELYQWELSQYSEKVRLCLDYKGLEYRKIEVTPGIGQVELFRLTGQKQVPVLKDGHRYIVDSTEIAKYLDSEYPDRPLIPTDKKKRAAALLMEDWADESIGVKGRKALFAAISQDQNFRKSLLPVSTPDILKSMVEGVPADFLNVLGLGVGFSPDVITSAIASLRQDLEILTELLSDSPYLLGDEPTIADLAVAGLSILLKFPQGPYLDLPESLRGKGLPILANNPDYERFFTWRDRLYDQFRKPLSGKPPSAGSAPTSIQID; encoded by the coding sequence ATGCTGGAATTATATCAGTGGGAACTTTCTCAATATTCAGAAAAAGTGCGTCTATGCCTTGATTATAAAGGGTTAGAGTATCGCAAAATTGAGGTAACTCCAGGGATTGGACAAGTAGAATTGTTTCGTTTGACAGGTCAGAAACAAGTTCCAGTATTAAAGGATGGTCATAGATATATTGTAGACTCGACGGAAATTGCTAAGTATTTAGACTCAGAATATCCAGATCGTCCACTGATACCAACAGATAAGAAAAAACGCGCTGCGGCTTTATTGATGGAAGATTGGGCGGATGAGTCTATCGGTGTGAAGGGAAGAAAAGCTTTGTTTGCTGCGATTAGTCAAGATCAAAATTTCCGCAAATCTTTATTACCTGTCTCGACACCAGATATTTTAAAAAGTATGGTTGAAGGTGTCCCGGCTGATTTTCTCAATGTGTTGGGTTTGGGAGTTGGTTTTAGTCCCGATGTGATTACTTCTGCGATCGCTAGTTTAAGACAAGATTTAGAAATCCTCACAGAACTATTATCAGATAGTCCTTATCTGTTGGGAGATGAACCCACCATAGCTGATTTAGCCGTTGCCGGATTATCGATATTATTGAAGTTTCCACAAGGTCCTTACCTGGATTTACCAGAGTCCCTCAGAGGTAAAGGATTACCCATCTTAGCGAATAATCCTGATTATGAACGCTTTTTTACCTGGCGCGATCGCCTTTATGACCAATTTAGAAAACCCTTATCAGGTAAACCTCCATCTGCTGGAAGCGCACCAACTTCGATTCAAATTGATTAA
- a CDS encoding dienelactone hydrolase family protein, with amino-acid sequence MQPIYDESFEMMVQDVKVAPQQGEYFPVKLITSRGSIHCRYYPVNSAEKAVIWVGGVGGDWDTPAQGLYPRLCEELRSQAIASLRVRYRYSTELEESILDVLAGLTYLQDEGIKYLALVGHSFGGAVVIQAASQSPDVRTVVTLATQAYGTEPVAELATQCSILLVHGVADQVLPSYCSQRVYQLALEPKQLIIYPNANHGLDEVKDEIYQLVKNWLIEQLNRPELILF; translated from the coding sequence GTGCAGCCTATCTATGATGAATCATTTGAGATGATGGTGCAGGATGTTAAAGTTGCACCACAGCAGGGAGAATATTTTCCAGTCAAACTAATTACCAGTCGGGGTTCAATTCATTGTCGTTACTATCCGGTGAATAGTGCTGAAAAAGCGGTGATTTGGGTGGGGGGTGTTGGCGGTGACTGGGATACACCAGCACAGGGACTTTATCCCCGCTTATGTGAAGAATTAAGATCTCAGGCGATCGCTTCTTTGAGAGTGCGTTACCGTTACTCTACGGAATTGGAAGAGTCTATCCTCGATGTTCTTGCAGGACTGACTTATTTACAAGATGAAGGTATTAAATATTTGGCTCTGGTTGGTCATTCCTTCGGCGGTGCAGTAGTAATTCAAGCCGCTTCTCAATCACCAGATGTTCGCACTGTCGTTACCCTTGCTACCCAAGCATACGGCACGGAACCCGTTGCTGAATTAGCCACACAATGCTCAATTTTGCTCGTGCATGGTGTGGCTGATCAAGTCCTACCATCCTATTGTTCCCAACGCGTTTATCAACTTGCCCTAGAACCTAAACAATTAATTATCTACCCAAATGCAAATCATGGTCTAGATGAAGTCAAAGATGAAATTTATCAGTTAGTTAAAAATTGGCTGATTGAACAACTAAATCGTCCTGAATTGATTTTGTTTTAA
- a CDS encoding ferritin-like domain-containing protein: MVQLSERPGVKRITSLQDKFIYEVGAMYDAENRFLEAQQVMWQSCQNDQLKSLIETHIRETEQQIRNLEQVFSTLGQQPQRVTCDAAAGVISDGQKLMLLAADNHTILDLGLAGGQSKVEHFEIACYRGLIKGAEQMGQKEVVQLLQQNLQQEEQTAQRIEQIIPQLLQKAQTGNGRTTKTSR, encoded by the coding sequence ATGGTTCAACTCAGTGAACGTCCTGGCGTTAAAAGAATCACCAGCTTGCAAGATAAATTCATCTACGAAGTTGGTGCAATGTACGATGCTGAAAATCGCTTTTTAGAAGCACAGCAAGTAATGTGGCAATCCTGTCAAAACGACCAATTGAAGTCTTTAATTGAGACACACATTCGCGAAACCGAGCAGCAAATTAGAAACCTAGAGCAGGTTTTCAGTACCTTGGGACAACAACCACAACGAGTTACTTGTGATGCTGCTGCTGGTGTAATCAGTGACGGTCAAAAACTCATGCTACTAGCTGCTGATAATCACACAATTTTGGACTTGGGTCTAGCAGGAGGACAGTCAAAAGTTGAGCATTTCGAGATTGCCTGCTATCGTGGCTTGATCAAAGGTGCTGAACAAATGGGACAAAAAGAAGTAGTTCAGTTGCTACAGCAAAACTTGCAGCAGGAAGAACAGACGGCTCAAAGGATTGAACAGATAATACCGCAGTTACTTCAAAAAGCACAGACTGGTAACGGCAGAACAACTAAAACATCTCGCTAA
- the petD gene encoding cytochrome b6-f complex subunit IV has protein sequence MSTQKKPDLSDPILRAKLAKGMGHNYYGEPAWPNDLLYVFPIVIMGSFACIVALAVLDPAMTGEPANPFATPLEILPEWYLYPVFQILRSLPNKLLGVLAMASVPLGLILVPFIENVNKFQNPFRRPVATTVFLFGTFVTIWLGIGAALPLDKSLTLGLF, from the coding sequence ATGTCCACGCAGAAAAAACCGGATCTGAGCGATCCTATCTTAAGAGCTAAACTCGCCAAAGGCATGGGTCACAACTACTATGGTGAACCAGCTTGGCCTAATGATTTGCTGTATGTGTTTCCCATCGTGATTATGGGTTCGTTTGCCTGTATTGTGGCTCTAGCTGTACTAGATCCCGCCATGACTGGTGAACCAGCTAATCCTTTTGCTACCCCCTTGGAAATTTTGCCAGAGTGGTATCTGTATCCTGTTTTCCAGATTCTCCGCTCACTTCCTAACAAACTGTTGGGAGTATTGGCAATGGCCTCCGTACCCTTGGGACTAATTCTAGTTCCCTTCATTGAGAACGTTAATAAGTTCCAAAACCCCTTCCGCCGTCCAGTAGCGACAACAGTATTTTTGTTTGGTACTTTTGTCACCATCTGGTTAGGTATTGGTGCTGCATTACCCTTAGACAAATCTCTGACTTTGGGACTGTTCTAA